A portion of the Gigantopelta aegis isolate Gae_Host chromosome 10, Gae_host_genome, whole genome shotgun sequence genome contains these proteins:
- the LOC121383615 gene encoding uncharacterized protein LOC121383615, which produces MSSALYRHRRKQIPALPLTRSDVDLNGVWTETADGRPFLLTAGGDADKILIFFTDQQLRALQSADTIYMDGTFSSCPDLWDHVYILHARSGSTTYALVYVLLPDRQIATYCRLFSQLKTTVQIRLNLTLDPATVQTDVELAAIRPVVREFPNAEVKGCYFHYCQALWRKVQNLGLAVQYKEDPPVQQWIRRAARLALLPLNEVQDAWIEAMDSTPNVPRAQEFNDYMIVNWIDYDARFPLPLWNHHETNGPRTNNNLEGFHNRLNKAMPHYQPNIYRFVDIIKKIEFADRAKISQIDFGAAPPSRKRVYREMENRPVRLNDQLQQRVKTPLQFLDAVGFLLKLA; this is translated from the coding sequence ATGAGCAGTGCACTGTACAGACATCGACGGAAGCAGATCCCTGCACTTCCCCTGACAAGATCCGATGTGGACCTTAATGGAGTATGGACAGAGACTGCTGATGGCCGCCCTTTCCTCTTGACCGCTGGCGGTGATGCAGATAAGATACTGATCTTCTTCACTGATCAACAGCTTCGTGCTTTGCAGTCGGCCGACACAATCTATATGGACGGCACCTTTTCTTCATGTCCTGATCTCTGGGATCATGTCTACATTCTTCATGCCAGGAGCGGGTCAACCACATACGCACTTGTATATGTCTTGCTGCCCGACAGACAAATAGCCACCTACTGCAGACTGTTCAGTCAACTCAAGACCACAGTTCAGATACGACTCAACCTAACTCTTGACCCTGCTACAGTCCAGACAGACGTTGAGTTGGCTGCCATTCGTCCTGTTGTGAGGGAATTTCCTAACGCCGAGGTCAAGGGTTGTTACTTCCATTACTGTCAGGCATTGTGGAGGAAGGTGCAGAACCTGGGACTTGCAGTGCAGTACAAGGAAGATCCTCCCGTCCAACAGTGGATCCGCAGGGCTGCCAGATTAGCTCTACTACCACTAAACGAAGTTCAGGACGCGTGGATTGAAGCCATGGACTCGACACCAAATGTTCCTCGTGCCCAAGAGTTCAATGACTACATGATCGTCAACTGGATTGATTATGATGCTCGCTTCCCCCTGCCGCTCTGGAACCACCATGAGACCAATGGGCCACGCACCAACAACAATCTGGAAGGATTCCACAACCGTCTCAACAAAGCAATGCCCCACTACCAACCGAACATCTATCGTTTTGTGGACATTATTAAGAAGATCGAGTTTGCAGACAGAGCCAAGATTTCCCAGATTGACTTCGGCGCCGCTCCTCCATCCCGCAAGCGTGTGTACAGAGAGATGGAAAACAGACCAGTTAGACTCAATGATCAATTGCAGCAGAGAGTCAAGACGCCACTTCAGTTCTTAGATGCTGTCGGCTTTCTACTGAAACTTGCTTAA